Proteins encoded by one window of Triplophysa rosa linkage group LG19, Trosa_1v2, whole genome shotgun sequence:
- the lhx5 gene encoding LIM/homeobox protein Lhx5 isoform X1 has translation MMVHCAGCERPILDRFLLNVLDRAWHAKCVQCCECNCNLTEKCFSRDGKLYCKIDFFRRFGTKCAGCLQGISPNDLVRRARSKVFHLKCFTCMVCNKQLSTGEELYVIDENKFVCKEDYLNASAIKEVNLNSVSSCTDRSLSPDLPDPIQDDTKETDNSTSSDKDNNNNENEEQNSSTKRRGPRTTIKAKQLETLKAAFVATPKPTRHIREQLAQETGLNMRVIQVWFQNRRSKERRMKQLSALGARRHAFFRGPRRMRPLGGRLEDPDILGPGGYSYYGAEYQGDYYGPVVNYDFFPHGPPSSQAQSPAESPYLLSTGSGALDGGPLSAHHPSDDQRFTDMISHADTPSPEPGMTGPLHPNQQGEGGFAGGPSPPFPLTNNTSYNGPMSHPGQEMGENTVW, from the exons ATGATGGTGCACTGCGCGGGGTGCGAGAGGCCCATTCTGGATCGGTTCCTCTTAAATGTTCTCGACCGTGCATGGCACGCGAAGTGTGTCCAATGCTGCGAGTGTAACTGCAACCTGACTGAAAAATGCTTCTCCAGGGACGGAAAGCTCTATTGCAAAATTGACTTTTTCAG GCGATTTGGTACGAAATGTGCGGGCTGCTTACAGGGCATTTCGCCCAACGACCTCGTGCGAAGAGCGCGCAGCAAGGTGTTTCACTTAAAGTGCTTCACGTGCATGGTGTGCAACAAACAGCTGTCCACGGGCGAGGAGCTCTACGTCATCGACGAAAACAAATTTGTGTGCAAAGAGGACTACCTGAACGCAAGCGCTATCAAAGAGGTCAATTTAAACTCAG TGTCGTCATGTACGGACCGAAGTTTATCGCCTGATCTCCCGGACCCGATACAGGACGACACGAAGGAGACGGACAATTCCACATCCTCAGATAAGGACAATAACAACAACGAAAATGAGGAGCAAAACTCGTCCACGAAACGAAGGGGACCGCGCACAACCATCAAAGCCAAACAGCTGGAGACGTTGAAAGCCGCGTTCGTGGCCACCCCGAAGCCAACGCGACACATCCGCGAACAGCTCGCGCAGGAGACAGGCCTCAATATGCGAGTTATACAG GTGTGGTTTCAAAACCGACGGTCCAAAGAACGCAGAATGAAGCAGCTCAGCGCTCTCGGAGCCCGGCGGCACGCCTTCTTCAGGGGACCACGCAGAATGAGGCCACTAGGAGGAAGACTAGAGGACCCTGACATCCTAGGCCCTGGAGGATATAGTTACTATGGAG CAGAATACCAGGGTGATTACTACGGTCCAGTGGTCAACTATGATTTCTTCCCACATGGACCCCCGTCCTCACAAGCACAGTCTCCAGCCGAGTCCCCTTACCTCTTAAGCACAGGTTCTGGAGCCCTGGATGGCGGTCCGCTCTCTGCTCATCACCCCTCAGACGACCAAAGGTTCACGGACATGATCTCCCACGCAGACACCCCCAGCCCAGAGCCAGGCATGACTGGCCCTCTCCATCCCAATCAACAGGGTGAAGGCGGCTTCGCAGGAGGTCCAAGTCCACCCTTCCCCCTCACCAACAACACGAGTTACAACGGCCCCATGTCTCATCCTGGTCAAGAGATGGGGGAGAATACAGTTTGGTAG
- the lhx5 gene encoding LIM/homeobox protein Lhx5 isoform X2, which translates to MMVHCAGCERPILDRFLLNVLDRAWHAKCVQCCECNCNLTEKCFSRDGKLYCKIDFFRRFGTKCAGCLQGISPNDLVRRARSKVFHLKCFTCMVCNKQLSTGEELYVIDENKFVCKEDYLNASAIKEVNLNSVSSCTDRSLSPDLPDPIQDDTKETDNSTSSDKDNNNNENEEQNSSTKRRGPRTTIKAKQLETLKAAFVATPKPTRHIREQLAQETGLNMRVIQVWFQNRRSKERRMKQLSALGARRHAFFRGPRRMRPLGGRLEDPDILGPGGYSYYGEYQGDYYGPVVNYDFFPHGPPSSQAQSPAESPYLLSTGSGALDGGPLSAHHPSDDQRFTDMISHADTPSPEPGMTGPLHPNQQGEGGFAGGPSPPFPLTNNTSYNGPMSHPGQEMGENTVW; encoded by the exons ATGATGGTGCACTGCGCGGGGTGCGAGAGGCCCATTCTGGATCGGTTCCTCTTAAATGTTCTCGACCGTGCATGGCACGCGAAGTGTGTCCAATGCTGCGAGTGTAACTGCAACCTGACTGAAAAATGCTTCTCCAGGGACGGAAAGCTCTATTGCAAAATTGACTTTTTCAG GCGATTTGGTACGAAATGTGCGGGCTGCTTACAGGGCATTTCGCCCAACGACCTCGTGCGAAGAGCGCGCAGCAAGGTGTTTCACTTAAAGTGCTTCACGTGCATGGTGTGCAACAAACAGCTGTCCACGGGCGAGGAGCTCTACGTCATCGACGAAAACAAATTTGTGTGCAAAGAGGACTACCTGAACGCAAGCGCTATCAAAGAGGTCAATTTAAACTCAG TGTCGTCATGTACGGACCGAAGTTTATCGCCTGATCTCCCGGACCCGATACAGGACGACACGAAGGAGACGGACAATTCCACATCCTCAGATAAGGACAATAACAACAACGAAAATGAGGAGCAAAACTCGTCCACGAAACGAAGGGGACCGCGCACAACCATCAAAGCCAAACAGCTGGAGACGTTGAAAGCCGCGTTCGTGGCCACCCCGAAGCCAACGCGACACATCCGCGAACAGCTCGCGCAGGAGACAGGCCTCAATATGCGAGTTATACAG GTGTGGTTTCAAAACCGACGGTCCAAAGAACGCAGAATGAAGCAGCTCAGCGCTCTCGGAGCCCGGCGGCACGCCTTCTTCAGGGGACCACGCAGAATGAGGCCACTAGGAGGAAGACTAGAGGACCCTGACATCCTAGGCCCTGGAGGATATAGTTACTATGGAG AATACCAGGGTGATTACTACGGTCCAGTGGTCAACTATGATTTCTTCCCACATGGACCCCCGTCCTCACAAGCACAGTCTCCAGCCGAGTCCCCTTACCTCTTAAGCACAGGTTCTGGAGCCCTGGATGGCGGTCCGCTCTCTGCTCATCACCCCTCAGACGACCAAAGGTTCACGGACATGATCTCCCACGCAGACACCCCCAGCCCAGAGCCAGGCATGACTGGCCCTCTCCATCCCAATCAACAGGGTGAAGGCGGCTTCGCAGGAGGTCCAAGTCCACCCTTCCCCCTCACCAACAACACGAGTTACAACGGCCCCATGTCTCATCCTGGTCAAGAGATGGGGGAGAATACAGTTTGGTAG